The DNA sequence TGACACCACCTCAGTCAGCAACATATTACCTCTACTCTCCTCACATTCActcatatttgtttattttagatttgttatttgttgttttttcttactggacataaatatacataattGCTATTTTTTCATTCTATAGAATCACgatttcaagccttttttttctagttttcatttgttgattattttttgttttgttgatttttctttttttttaattaaaacccAGACTGTAgctatttctttgttccttttttaGAGTGGGAAATGACTAATAAAAAGCATGGAGAACTACTCTTTAAATGGTGAGAAATAACctatttattatctttttgtttttctgacacCTGTGGTATGTTTTGAGTTGAAGTTGGTCTCCGCTGTGTAAATTTTCCTCCTTGTAATGCGTGAAagagacatactgtacatagcTCTGTAAATAAAACCTCCCAGGACGTTTTGCACCCTCCTCTTTGTACTAGTCTGAAAAATTGCGTAGAATGTGGGGTTCTAACAGCAACGAGCTGCGTGCGCTTGCTGCAGGTGATTATGATGTAacaatgtaacatttttttatttgtacaatgTAGTTTGTGTACATATTGTTGGAGCAGCTAAGAGGGCGGGAATATATGAGGGGGTTGTCGATGCTATTGTCAGTGCTGTAACAGAAATCCAGTACTTTCACCTCTAGCTGTTGTTAATTTCctgcaaaaaataaagaaaaaaaggcataaaaaattaaaaatgtgaaaaactgaaaatgagaatggatgggggaaaaaaagactaaaactcaaaagtaaaaattcaAAATTGTTATTTTCTACAGTTGCATGTACAGAGAGCGCGAGAACTGCTGTTGTTCCTCAGAGATTATGTTCGTTAATAAAATTTTGAAATATTATCAGCCATTCTGTGGTTCTTGATTTTGATGTTTGTCTGTATTATGattgtgtgcaactgtgacatAAAGTTGCCATTGATCATTTCTGATagacataaatatatatatatactcataaacaaaacaaataggctgtatttgaaaatataatttttaataatgaatataaataataccatttatataaatataatgaccaACCAAACTCTTATGGTGGTCTTTCTGTAGTCAAAGAGATGCATTTCTATTGATAGCAGGATGAGGTAATGTGTGTGGTGTCAGAAAACAATGTGAGCAAAAGATGTTTCACAATCTGAATATTTGAAATGCCTTCCCTGACATGACTGCCAGATTTGGTTCTTCTGGTAATCTCTTTTTATCAAACCTATTAATGGGTTTGACTGCAATGAACATTATAAACTGCACGATCACTAAGCAGAAAAACCtgtttgtgttatgtgttgTCATTATTCACAACAGTTCCTtgtaacttttattttactgttgtttaCTACAAGTCACCTGCTGAACCAGAGAAAGGACACATTAGTGCAAAGCATTCCTAGAGCCTGAGTTAGACTAGACAGTGTTGCACATGAAGCTCAGTTTAGTCATCACAAGGAGCACTACTTAGCCTGTGAAAAACACTAGATACCCcctatgacatcatcagggttttATCATGTTGGCTTGAtgcaacaacagaaagtgaatTTTCAACTGGAGGTGTGGGGATTGAAACTAGTGGCCCCTGGGGGAAAGgggagatttaaaaaatatgctGTTGAATTGCATTGTGGTCAATGTAggaaacagcttttttttaaagttgacTCATACTAGAGACTGTGAAAGTCAGCATATCTCATATATCTTGGTGAAATATCTGTTTAACAACTGGGACTTTAGACTTGAGTTATAAACAGTTGAAagtttaacttttcttttcttttaaatttctgatgtcaaaattttttttatcaatttttATCAAACAGTGTTTTTGTGATTCTTGACGTCTGTTATCTTACACTGTATCTTACCCAGAACTCTGCTGACTGTGTTGTCGCGGGTGACTCGGGTGAAATTATTCACTGAAGCAGCCAAGCAGGTGTCTCATAGGTCTGAAGCCACCACAGAGACCTCCGCCCTCTACTCCTCTGCCTTCCCAGCCTCCTCAGCGCGCGCTATAACCTACCTGCAGCTGCGTCGCACGGCTGTCGAGCGTGCGCACTCACTGTGCCATGGCCACGGAACCATCTGTTACGGAAAACACTCGTCTTCAAATGGATTATGAGACGAAGATTTTCCCTCATACCGGCGGCTATGGACGCTACAACCGAATCGTGGTCGTGTTCAGCTGGTTCCCCAACTTCGCGGTCATGCTGAATCTATTTAGCGACGTTTTTTACACTTCAATCCCGGACTCGTACCACTGCAAACCCGACCCACAGCTTCTGCCCTCAACTTTCCTCCTCAGCAACTTCACCAGACAGGGATACCTCAACCTTACCATCCCCTGGGTGAACGGCTCTGGTCTCAGCCACTGTGAACTTTTTAAGTACCCAGCCAACACATCGGACTTTTCTGAAAAGGTGCCAAGGGAGAGGGTTTCCTGCACCAAAGGGTGGGAGTTCATCCATGTAGCGGGGCTCCAGAGCAACTTTGTCACTGAGGTAAGAGGCAATTTAGCCTGCAGGTCATCATTCAGGTCTGTATGGGTGTCTGGCTTAACTTTGGATATCTTAAAGGAGTTAGACACAGGGACGAAGTGAAAGACAATTTTTAGTTTATCCACATTTCTAGGTTGATATAACGCTGAGTACCCACTGCATTGCGTTCAAAAACAGCTTATACCCCATGACTAACTAGAGTTGGTTActgtcacaagatctctgacaCTAGAGAAACTTTTTCCTTGGACTCTTAGCTTTGCTCAATGACACTTTTTGGCTTTGCTTCAAAATGGTGGTGCTGAACTGGATTTGTTCCAGATTCTGCTCAGTAAAAGCAGTTTATCTCTGCTGGCAGCTTGGCTAGTGTGGTCATGAAGATGGCTGTTCACAGCATTCAGTCAATATTTGATCAGGTTGAACAGTTAAAACCTTGTTTTGCTCAGTCTTTTTCACTCTTAACTTATCTGCTGTCTGGTACTTCTCATAGATAAACGGTCAAGCAGGCCGCAGACATATGACTAATTCTTAGACCTTATACTAtaccattttttttatatatatatatatatatatatatatatatatatatatctgtagtAATGACTTTGTGGATGAGCatatgaaaagacaaaaagatcTCTTTTTGACGCTTAGTGCATGTGTGATTTCCAAGCTGTATATGTCTCTTGTAACAGCACCTGAACACAGATGATAGGTTTCGGTGTGATTGCATCTTGTTGTGCAACTCCAAGTAAAATAAGCAGCAGGAACTTGTTTATCTTTTGGACTTCAGCTATTCAAGGATCCATCCCAGTCTGCAAATATTGATTAAAGAGTTCCAACAAAAATATTTCCCAGTGTGACAAACGTGCACTCTACAGCTGCGTCCTTGCAGTATTTTGTAACGCATATTAAAACAACATCGGATAATTTAAACAGTCTCTAAACCAAAGTTGTGGGTGTTACAAGCTTCGGTGAAGAGCAGGGGCTGACGAGCAGGACAAAGTCATTATGGGTAATTACCCCTCAACAAGAAGCATTTTTCTCCTGTTCCCCCCTGGCAAACACTGGGAAGTCAGAGGCCTCCATGTTCCTTCCTGAGACCCTGAACACCTCCTTCACCAGCAACAACTTCCTCTGTCCATGACGCCATTCGCTGCAACAAAGGAAAACTTTAATAAAGGAAAAATTTAATCGAGTACAATAGTCCTCATCACAATGAAATATACAGGCAGGtcaaaataacagaaaccccTTAGAGTACAGTAGTCCTGCAGTGAACTGGTAAAGctcagtttgttgttttttggcagTTACATTTGAACTTTGAATATGCAACAACTAAAGCACAAGAATAGTTGGCGTTATAAGGCCCTAAAGATGGGTCTTGCTTTTTTACCTGACGCCCTGTCACCATCCAACACCCTCATATTGTGCTTATGGTATTTCTAAATTAAGTTGTGTTAAAAATAACCAAGCAGCAAACATGACAGCATGGAATATTCTAGCATAGGGATACTCCATGCAATGCATACCAAGGTGTTGAGGAGCAATCGGGGTTCGAAGAGGTCTTGTGGCCTTCATAAGGTACTAGAGTTTTGACCTCTTCAGACTTTTTTCCCATGCAGCACAAAGATGTGCTAGAAATCCCTGCTCTGATTTAATAAGTCCAATCTTTCATGTTTGCTTCAGGCTCCTGTTACAAATTAATCTAAGGTCATTAATCAGTGTTCTGCGTAATGACTCGTGTATTTTTGATTTACTGTAAAGTAGTCGCTGCACGAATTTCTGGTGTTGCAAACACTGTAAAACTACTGTGTATTATGTGACAAGGAGAATGTCTCAAAAATCATGGCATGGGGAAAACAGCCAAGTGCAGCAATGTTCACAAATGGACCATCACCACCTTAGCGTTAGGTAACGGTATGATACCCAAGTTccaaacattttaacatatattaacagttttttttatacaaacCCCTTTTTAGTAAACAAAACAAGTCAAACTtctcattattttaaatattatataacatCAGCGGTACAGTTATACcaataacaaataataagaACAAGTTCAAACCAGAGCAAGAATTTAAGCATTTAATGTTGTATTTTGATACTtgatcattttttttaaatttgtcctACAGGCACATTTCCATCAGTGCCAAAAATATTTTGAGGTTTGTGTCCCAGCCTTAATTCCACTTAGGTTTTGTGGATGTGCACGCAACTATTCTTGCAAATTGTATCCCAAAGCAAATACAAACTAGAGCCTCAAACCTGACCGTTCTATTGAAATTgtcaaagaaaaacattgtaTTAGCATATTAAGATATTCTGCAGGGATGTCGTGTTTTATTCGCTCTATATGtgaagattttatattttaagtgttCACCTTTTATTGAATCCATACAGTAATTAATTTTGATACGTTTGATCTCAAACATTGTAGCCATGTGGATCTGTCAAATGCTCGCTGTCATTATAAACCTCAACTACACACAGAGCACATAGTAGATGAAACAAGGAAAAGGAAGGGAAGGGAGTGGAGAAGAATTTTCTTACAGGCAGCAACTGGTACTAAC is a window from the Micropterus dolomieu isolate WLL.071019.BEF.003 ecotype Adirondacks linkage group LG20, ASM2129224v1, whole genome shotgun sequence genome containing:
- the slc22a31 gene encoding putative solute carrier family 22 member 31, with translation MATEPSVTENTRLQMDYETKIFPHTGGYGRYNRIVVVFSWFPNFAVMLNLFSDVFYTSIPDSYHCKPDPQLLPSTFLLSNFTRQGYLNLTIPWVNGSGLSHCELFKYPANTSDFSEKVPRERVSCTKGWEFIHVAGLQSNFVTEWNLVCSDYWKIPLQHICFMTGWILGYIFLGTLCDWLGRRRCFVLSISLSSLLGVAVCLSNSAVVFLLLRLSQGSMLAGVFVSSYIAREYPARAFKHCPTYPTVMFPAALFSK